In the genome of Patescibacteria group bacterium, the window TCGGACTGCTCGCGGCTCGTACCGGTAGCCAAGGCCGTCACCCTCTTCTCCAGGAAGGCAAACCGCTTACGCAGCGCCATCGCTACCAAAGCGGCCAATACGATACCTCCCATAGGTGCACCAATGACGACGTCGAATTGCGAATCGAAATCGCCATGACGCAACTCAAAGCCCAGTCTCTCGGCTTCTTGTCGAAGAACGTTGGGGTCTTGCTCGAGTGTAGCAACGTTGAAGTAAACGTCGCCGACATACTGCAGTTTCTGCCCATCAGATCCCTCGTAACGGCCAGCATAACCGACTAGAGGTCCGAGACGCTTGCCGGTTATGGGGTCTCTTGGACAGGCATAGTAGCCACCCGCGGCATGAAGTATATCTAGCGGATCACTTGCCGGACCTATTTCTTCCATTTCATTCACCTCCTTTCATTGGTGAGTTTGGAGTTATACGTGCTCGTCGCCAGCGGGAAAAGGAATGTCGCCGCCAGCCGCCCTGATCTGATCGCGTAGCTTCTCGGCTTCTGCGGCCGGATCGCTGGCGAAGATGATGCCGGACGATGAGTTGATGGTGATGGAACCGGGTCCTGCGAAAGCAGCCTTGACCGTCTCTTCGACGAATCCCTTCTGCGTTCCGATGCCCGGAATGAGCATCCACATCTCGTTGCCCACGATCTCCCTACATCTTGAAAGGTGCCAGAAGTAGACCTTGGACTCGTCGCTCGGATCCTTGTGAGCCGCGCCCATGACTACGCCGGCATTCTCGATGACCCCCAGCTCTTTCGACCACTGAAGCAGATTCTGGACCATGAACTCCCAGAAACGCAGACCGCTCTCCATCTTCGCATCCTAGATAACCCAGGCTTCTTTGTTGCTGGTCCGACCGAGGCCGACTAGTGCTCGACCCGGACGCTTTTCG includes:
- a CDS encoding phosphoribosyltransferase family protein, which encodes MEEIGPASDPLDILHAAGGYYACPRDPITGKRLGPLVGYAGRYEGSDGQKLQYVGDVYFNVATLEQDPNVLRQEAERLGFELRHGDFDSQFDVVIGAPMGGIVLAALVAMALRKRFAFLEKRVTALATGTSREQSELVLSRHDIGRDAPCLLVEDVCNNYSTTGQAAAAIGTTGARLVGVGCFLNRSGKMEWEKRPVVALVNKPTEQWKQDDPAVAADIAAGNVILKPKAEWPRLMEAMAKTRQ